The following proteins come from a genomic window of Sorghum bicolor cultivar BTx623 chromosome 3, Sorghum_bicolor_NCBIv3, whole genome shotgun sequence:
- the LOC8061826 gene encoding probable WRKY transcription factor 48, which produces MSSGDFHFHDELASLFAQRPAAPGEMMMAQQQQQQQQAPASWFADYLHGAGVPGMGGMDYDLLCRALDLPLPGDDVVKRELLVVDTGGGGGGLGFAAPTPSGGGTAPVTPNTTSSMSSSSSEAAGGGAAGGGGGGSFGGAGEEDSPHQGRCKKEEGDGEESKALDKGEEDADKGKKGSPAAAKGKGKGEKRQRQPRFAFMTKSEVDHLEDGYRWRKYGQKAVKNSPYPRSYYRCTTQKCPVKKRVERSYQDPAVVITTYEGKHTHPIPATLRGSTHLLAAQLHGGHHHHHHLGGAFPPPAPLPQQMAGAPFGRAGGGGGGVIDMLGLLPPRNNNHAAMPPAIGLASSRGMSGGGPMSTVAGATAATAAATTTSSSSPPSLQMQHFMAQDFGLLQDMLPSFVHGNGGNVQP; this is translated from the exons ATGTCGTCGGGAGACTTCCACTTCCACGACGAGCTGGCGTCGCTGTTCGCGCAGCGGCCGGCGGCGCCGGGAGAGATGATGatggcgcagcagcagcagcagcagcagcaggcgccgGCGTCGTGGTTCGCGGACTACCTGCACGGCGCGGGCGTCCCAGGGATGGGCGGGATGGACTACGACCTGCTGTGCCGCGCGCTGGACCTGCCGCTGCCGGGGGACGACGTCGTCAAGAGGGAGCTGCTGGTGGTGGACACAggcgggggagggggaggctTAGGCTTCGCCGCGCCCACGCCCAGCGGGGGCGGCACGGCGCCGGTCACGCCCAACACGACGTCGTCCATGTCCTCCTCGTCTAGCGAGGCGGCGGGTGGCGGCgccgccggaggaggaggaggaggaagcttTGGTGGTGCCGGGGAGGAGGACTCGCCGCATCAGGGGAGGTGCAAGAAGGAGGAAGGGGATGGGGAGGAGAGCAAGGCGCTCGACAAGGGGGAGGAGGACGCTGACAAGGGCAAGAAAGG GTcaccggcggcggcgaagggcaagggcaagggcgagaagcggcagcggcagccgcGCTTCGCCTTCATGACCAAGAGCGAGGTCGACCACCTCGAGGACGGCTACCGGTGGCGCAAGTACGGCCAGAAGGCCGTCAAGAACAGCCCATACCCCAG GAGCTACTACCGGTGCACGACGCAGAAGTGCCCCGTGAAGAAGCGGGTGGAGCGGTCGTACCAGGACCCGGCGGTGGTGATCACCACGTACGAGGGCAAGCACACGCACCCGATCCCGGCCACGCTCCGCGGCAGCACCCACCTCCTCGCCGCGCAGTTGCACGGcggtcaccaccaccaccaccacctcggcGGCGCCTTCCCGCCGCCGGCCCCGCTCCCGCAGCAGATGGCGGGCGCGCCGTTCGGGCGGgcaggcggcggaggcggaggcgtcaTCGACATGCTGGGGCTCCTGCCCCCGCGCAACAACAACCACGCCGCCATGCCGCCGGCGATAGGCCTCGCGTCGTCCCGCGGCATGAGCGGCGGCGGTCCGATGAGCACCGTGGCAGGCGCGACGGCAGCGACGGCCGCCGCCACCACTACCTCGTCGTCGTCTCCTCCCTCGCTCCAGATGCAGCACTTCATGGCGCAGGACTTCGGGCTCCTGCAGGACATGCTGCCGTCCTTCGTCcacggcaatggcggcaacgtCCAGCCCTGA